A window from Eubalaena glacialis isolate mEubGla1 chromosome 1, mEubGla1.1.hap2.+ XY, whole genome shotgun sequence encodes these proteins:
- the HMX2 gene encoding homeobox protein HMX2: MGSKEDAGKGCPAAGGVSSFTIQSILGGGPSEAPREPAGWPARKRSLSVSSEEEEPDDGWKAPACFCPDPHGPKEPGPKHHPPIPFPCLGTPKGSGGAGPANSERTPFLSSSHPDFKEEKERLLPAGSPSPGPERPRDGGGAERQAGAAKKKTRTVFSRSQVYQLESTFDMKRYLSSSERACLASSLQLTETQVKTWFQNRRNKWKRQLSAELEAANMAHASAQTLVGMPLVFRDSSLLRVPVPRSLAFPAPLYYPGSNLSALPLYNLYSKLDY, from the exons ATGGGAAGCAAGGAAGATGCGGGCAAGGGGTGTCCGGCGGCCGGCGGCGTCTCCAGCTTCACCATTCAGTCCATCCTGGGCGGGGGCCCCTCGGAGGCGCCACGGGAGCCCGCCGGCTGGCCGGCCAGGAAGCGCAGCCTGTCCGTGTCCTCGGAGGAGGAGGAGCCGGACGACGGCTGGAAGGCACCCGCCTGTTTCTGCCCAGACCCGCACGGCCCCAAGGAGCCCGGCCCCAAgcaccacccccccatcccctttcctTGCCTGG GCACCCCCAAGGGCAGCGGAGGCGCGGGGCCGGCGAACTCGGAGCGCAcgcctttcctttcttcttcgcACCCAGActtcaaggaagagaaagagaggctcTTGCCCGCGGGCTCGCCGTCGCCGGGGCCCGAGCGGCCGCGGGACGGCGGCGGCGCCGAGAGGCAGGCGGGCGCGGCCAAGAAGAAGACGCGCACGGTCTTCTCGCGCAGCCAGGTGTACCAGCTCGAGTCCACCTTCGACATGAAGCGCTACCTGAGCAGCTCGGAGCGCGCCTGCCTTGCCTCCAGCCTGCAGCTCACCGAGACCCAGGTCAAGACTTGGTTCCAGAACCGCCGCAACAAGTGGAAGCGGCAGCTCTCCGCGGAGCTGGAGGCGGCCAACATGGCGCACGCGTCGGCGCAGACTCTGGTGGGAATGCCGCTGGTGTTCCGGGACAGCTCGCTGCTGCGCGTGCCGGTGCCGCGCTCGCTGGCCTTCCCCGCGCCGCTCTACTACCCGGGCAGCAACCTCTCGGCCTTACCTCTCTACAACCTCTACAGCAAGCTCGACTACTGA